The following DNA comes from Erigeron canadensis isolate Cc75 chromosome 3, C_canadensis_v1, whole genome shotgun sequence.
GATTTAAAAGATAATTGTTTCTGGTTTTTGGGTATTataatttctttatatattttttagctttttaaaGTTAGacatataatttaaaagataattgtttatagagaaattgttatataatattaacgTTAGGATGATTCGCTTGTATCAATTTCACATATGTTAAATAGTCTCTTTGAATTGTAAAGTTTGTGAGGAAACATGATTAGACTAGATAATATTAACATCATATAAATTATCCCGTTATTTATATAGTTGATAAAAGATTGcaaacaaaaaaattacatCAACTACTGAAACACTCGATAGTTTGTGATGTGGAAACTTCTATATCCCACCACCCAACGATAGTGACGAGAGTGGATggtgattttgaatttttaatcaTTACATGATACAATTGGATTGTCTTGGACCGATAATATATGAATGAAATGTTTGGTAAAAACTGAAAATACCATTTTGCCATCTATATCTAGATTTTCATAATATTTTTGGAGTTAATTCCCAAACTATGTTTTCTAAgaattaatatgtttgtttgaGTTATGTATTTAAATGTATGCTTTTTTTAGCtagatggaaaaaaaagtatgtatatatgtaagtaAATTACAaagtacaaaatatatattaaagtatgCTTTATAACTTGGTtacttatacattatatattatctaCTTTTCACATTATTTTTAGTCTTATGAAATCAAAATAGgcagtttttttttccctaagcATAACTAACGTCTTAACTCGttagttaaattaaaagttgtaaaatggaacttttttcctttttttttggtaaGCAGTAATAACACTTGGAACTCTGTAAAGGTAAGAATAAATTTTGTTGTTCTAGAaaagagaattttttttatatataattctccGAAGCaaaattttggttttggtttgacAAACGTATCGATTTGCACCTTGTATTTGACAAGTCACAAATGAAAATCTGAttgatctttttatatattgaaaaacctAGTCTTATACACCAATCTTGAAATAagcattacattacatatatctataaaatgaaaaagaatcACAAAAATAGAGTACGGACAAATTTAATCAAACCACGATTATCCAAAACTTCATAGAGTACGgacaaatttaaataaattgataaacaaacaagttttttcTTGTTCAGTTTATCTAAAGActaaaaagaacaaaattttGACTTAAATAATACAACTCATCCATGATTAAATTTGGACGTTTAAAGGCCTCTAAATCTCTAATTTTAATCTGAAAATACTTAAATTAGAAATCTTttgtaatatatcaaaatatctgaCGCCTAATtcaatgatatgatatgggtggTAATATTTTCACAATATATTTTAGCCATATACAcaacaaatgtattttattatataatgcgTAAGTGAGTAAAACATAAATTGTAGATAATGACTAAATGGTATTGTGGATATTACTCTTTTATGATTAATCAATGTAGAGCAAGTTAAACGTGAAGAGACATGGAGATTTGGAGACTCTACATAATTATTAAATCGTGTTCTATTGGAAAATGACAGGGATGGGGCAAATGCAAAGAATCAAGACATTCTATAGAGATTGAACACGAGGAAATAGGTAggggagaaagaaagaaaggaagaaagaaaaagaacagGATGGACCCACGGAGTTGAGTGGGAAGTTAGGAACATGTAAGGCACGACGACATTATGGAAAAATTGGAGCTTGTGGTTATGGGCATGGAGTTAGACTCTTAAGGGTGATTGAGTACATTTTTAAGAGTCAAAGTCGagttaaaccataaaaatgaagCTCATGATTTTAACTTTGACTTGCAAGTAAGGATGTGACTCAGTCCAAGTCGAGGTGAGTCACAAACTcgtttgaataaaaaaaaaaaaaatcaaataatgatTGTTATAGTTgatattatatctttttatggttacattattttatatgttaCATACATAGGTGTTTGATCATTTTTGGTGTGAATTTGGAGATTAATTGTAAGTTTATGACTCAAAACTATTGAATATGTGCCAATGAGGTTGGTGATTTATTAGTAAGGTATTTGACTTTAAGAAAAATTCATCTGAGTACGATTTTCACTTCCTACATGTATAGAAATGGATGATTGACAAGGATTTCGAAAGTCTTAGATCACATTCTAGACATTTATGTAGCTTAGTTGTAGAAGTAACatagattgacggtaaaaaaaaatgaacatgTACATTTAAAAAGGCAAAAGGTTTAAAAGAAATTTGAAACTTTGAAAACTAACCTCGGGCCATCGACATCATACGCTCTACTGAAATAGATTTCGCGGAAAACCAGCTATATCCGATCGGCTTTTTATTcgttaattttgttttttttcaaacaacgttttttatttttattcggTGCAACTTTCGTTTATTGGTTGTTGTTGTATTGACTCTTTATTTTGGTTCCTGGTCGAAGTAGTGAAAGCAAAACTCGTGAAAGCAAAACGACATAGAAGGAAACCCGAACTTTCCACTCAATGATCGAATCGTCTTACTAGACCAAGTCAGCCGATGAGCTCGAAGATAAACTCGTGCCtaggggtgagtacggttcgatttggttcggtttttgactaaaaccgaaaccgaaccgtcATAATtcagtttttgaaaactaaaaccattgagttttggttttttcggttcggtttttcggttttagtcggtttttaaccacttgtggtttgggtcTAATTAagcttgaaaagtttataagtttatatcctataattacaccatatttaatttcaacaagttttcaaaacaatattaataaaaataacactacaacaatgacaataAATCCACTAAAGTAAATTGTAcaaatttcaaacaaatttaatatataaccgtttatatgttttatgcgttgtttaattatacaattaataaaacaaatcaatcttgttgtgtattttcacttaaaacatataaatgatattattatatacacctaaaaatgcaaatatattaacatacttaccaaaaattaataataatatggtatgaaaataaaataaagtaaataatatatatttttgttcgttttggtttttatggttcggtttttcattaaaaaccaaaaccgaaccataactttcgatttttaaaaaaccaaaaccaatggtttttggttttttcggttttcggttcggtttttgttcaGCCCTACCCGTGCCAATGATGTTTTGTGAAACGATGAAAGTGACTCACCATTTGGTGCAACCAACAATGGGGGCATAAAATGGAGAGGAATGAAGTTTTTCTCTCTTTTGACATAACACTATAAGTTATTAGCTGAGTGGTAAACCACGTGTTGACATTTGCGTCGCTCTGTGTTTGAGGTGTGTTTTCTCTGCCAAAAAATTGAACATTTCTtataagggaaatgattaatcattctaACAAAATAGCTTAAAGATCTTCTTAACTATTGGATTATGACATGTGGATAATTAGGTAAcaaaattaggaaaaaaaattaatggataccacatgtcaactttttagaaggatttttaagaTCAAGATCTTCTGAAGTTATTATTAACTTCATTGgtaaagttgatgattttgatctttggattaaaatcaaaggttaagattcaaagttgATAGTTGAATCTTAACcgttgattttaatccaaaagtcAAAATCTTAGGAAGAATTTGATCCGGCTAGTATTAGTCATTTTCCTTCTTCTAAATTAAGGAAAGAGAATTACGAGTATTTTATAgcaggaaaatgattaatcaacctaattggtgtgtctaaagatatgcctaaaatCTTAGGAATTTGATATGTGGAATGCACTAATTCTCTTCCTTAATCTTGCcctctgatttttccacatatcatcatcttatAATTAGACACAACTTTAGGCTTACCAATTAGGCTGATTTATTATTATCCTTTGTAGACATGGTACAACCACTACGGTATTTATTTAACAGTCTCAACGGCACTCccatttttatttccattttataGAGCACAGTCTCCGCCGGTCCCCCTTCCACTTACTGCACCTCTCATCAATATTTCTTGGAAAATCAATATGTATTCTGAAGCAGCAGGTAAATAGATTAATTGAACCATAATCAATTGGAGTAGTACTCACAGTTAAAACCTGTATaaatgtatctatctatatctacatctgCAGCGATGGAGTTTTTAGGGGACGTACCTGTGCTTCAAAGGCTTCCGAGTTCATCTATTCGTAAAATCGCTCAGCATGTTATCGTTAAACAATACAgtaaatctatctatatatatatatatctctttatGTTTGCAGTTATAACCATTTTATTTGATTTCTGTGTGATGTTGCAACTTTTACCTTAGGATGTTCATGTTTGATATTCgcaataaattttcttttttctttttatagatatagtttaaaaataaaaatgtatttaaaGAGAATGCATTTTGATTTCAAGAGTTAAGTAgatgtataaaataattaaggagaaaattacaaaaattgtcCCTGTGCTAGTCCATTTTTGCACTTGTTATCCCTCTCGATCGAAAATAGCATTAGAGCTCCATTAGGCGGCCGAACTCACTCATAGACTTACAATTTACCCCTTTAGATGTGTCTTAAAGtatcaaaaaacacacacatggTATTTAATGTAATATAACTAGCGATCTAGTAAAAGTTGCATCTTAAAGCACATATTTCGGACATCTATAAGTTTTACACACATGGTATAATGTATATGAATTACTGTGTTACTATAATGGACATCtataagttttaattaatattttctttCTACATGTTTTAGTGAATTCCTAGGTTATCATTTTCTATATCTGGATTCATTTAAATAAGGGCAAAAATAATACTATGTAAAGATGAAATAAAAGTGGGATAACATCGGAAAACAACATTTCTGGTATAAGGATTCCAAATTTTATCTGACATAGGTGTCGTTTATATGTTTGTGTCCAGGAACTCCTATAAAGTTGATTATAAGACTTGCTACCTACTAGACAATACATCTAGGATACATTTCACGTAACTAAAATGTGGTTAGATGGGCAATGAAAATGTGTGTGTTAGAttgattgcatatttgcatGGTACACCAGAAAATGATAAACCTATGCAATGTAGTCACATTAGTGTGAAGGGGGACATAAATTTATCATGATACGAGCCAATGGAAAGCATTTCATCTGCTTTGCCAGTAAAGGGATTTCGTTAAGCCAAAGAACAATACaaaatttatgaatatattgtAAAGAAAGACCACGAGAGCCGTACTGTTCTGGAGTGAAATATTTACCATGTAGCTATATACTTAGCAAGATTCTGTTGGTGCCTTTTGATTTAATCACTTGGAAGTTGGAACATTATCATTTACCATTGTTTGGTTAGAAAATGCTTTATAATTGACACAAAGACATTCAAGTAGTTTCACATTTTGACACTATGTTCCTATTTTGAAGATGCGGGAGAGTATGTGTTCAAAGAAAGGAAATCTGGGGATggaatttactttatttgtgaGGGCGAGGTATTTCTTATATTCTGGTACAGAAATTTATTGTAACTTACTTGACGATCATTGCCTTTAGTGGGTTATAGCTCATTTGATGCTATCTACATTTGCAGGTGGAAGTATCCCGTGAATTTCATGCCGATAACCAAGATTGTCAAGTTTTGCAATGGAGAAAATTTGATCACTTCACTCAAAGTAGGCTCCCATGCTGTCCCCCCTCCCCCTTTTCGTCTCTGTTACACTGTTAAAATATAATTGGGCGGGAATGTGGGAACTGGGAGAATGTAGTCCACTGTCTTGATAGTTTATAGATTAATGACCATTTTCTTGCATATTGTATACATTTGAGTAATTAAGTGAGCCACGGGAGGCCGGGGTAGATAGAAAATGTGGAGAGAGAGTAAGAAGAAAAAAGGCCTTAGTGCCTAAACAAACCAAAAACATGATCCAAGGTTACTTTTGCAGGTGAATCTGTTGTACAGGAAGATGTAATTGCATTGACCAAGGTAGTTAAAATACTTGACtcatgaatattttataatgtgACACGTTGATCTGCAAATAACATTTCCAGAGTATGCTTATATGTCGCTTTAAGCATTTCACACCAAACTTTTAACAACTTTCTTATAATTCCAGCTTACCTGCTTGATGCTACCCCACGAATATAGTTCCTTGATGCATCCAAAATCAATTTGGAATGCAGATATGAATCTTGAGACAATCGCATCTGTGGAGCACATATTGTCTTTGGACCCACTGGATGTATGTGTTACTCTTGTGCCAAATAAGTTCTCTAGCATCTATCAAAATTTCAGGTTTTATGTTTTGTCATGTCTCAACTACCGTCTTAATTGAGAAATAATAGAGTATCTTGGGAATCCATGATACTTATATTTTGTGTGCCTGTCACTCATTAGCTGCTCACTTTGTGTTTGTAGTAGTACCTCCATCGTACATGAGATATACTCATATACATACCTTATGGTATTTGCAgtcaaataatttattttaaaatggaTGCATAGTTGCATGCTTTTTCTGTATCCAAGTACTCGCAACTATAGATATTGCACACTATCTAAAGGTTTTTCTGTtgctatttcttttatttataattgctAAAGAACTCGGATCGTTTCAAACTATTGGATAGCCAGTGAGttcagaaaagaaaagagatgtAGAAACAACTGCAAAATGGAAACGTTCTATGATGTGTGTTTTCAGTCACCTAATTGAGTAATTTCTTTTTAGTATATTCAGTAATGACACATCTATTATTACTTCAAATTAATATAATGCAACTTTTAGATGTTTCACTGTTTCAGTGAATGCAGATTATTATCTTAACCCAACATGCTTCTGTGCGTGCATGTACATTGTTTAATATCTTTTCTGAATTTTGCAtttcacatataaaaatatgaaataatgaAGATCTACAGTGGATCATTTATCTGGATTTCTGAACTTTTTGCTTAGAGTATTGTACCACAGATCATTTATCTGGATTTCTGAATTTTTTGCTTAGAGTATTGTTCCACAATATCTTTGACATTATCTCAAGATAGGGATCTTTGATGAACTTTATCTTGTTTGTTTGAAGGTCAACACATTCAGAGGAATCACCTTGAAAGGAGCTCCAAAATCTGGTAAAGTGTATGGAGGGCAGTTTATGGGACAGGCATGAAGCTTCCATGATTACTATTTAGATTTCCTAGCATCATGTATAACTTTTTTGTGCTTACAACATGGTAAACGTCCATTTATTTGAAACACATGATGTGTTACTAAGGGTCATCCTAGGAGATTTTTAAGAGTGTTAAACTAACCTGCATTGCATATCACAATGACATTCTACTTGTATACTTACATATCTAGATGGTGAATGATATTCAGGCATTGGCTGCGGCGTCAAAAACTGTTCATTTTCTTAAGTTTTTACATAGCTTTCATGCTCACTTCCTTCTTGCTGGGGATGTTAATAGTAAGTCGATTTCTATGTAACTTAATACTATATACCATAGCAACTCTCcaattatcatatcagaatATTGTACTTTTTTACGATTCCTCAAAATGTATCCACTTAACCTTCCCATGTCGATAGCGATCGTATGTGAACCACATATTCAGAAAGTATGCACTCAGCACTTTCTTATGCTTAATCCAATTTCTAATGCTACCTTGACATGTATATTCTACATATGTAGTTCCAATTATATATGAAGTTGACCGGCTAAATGATATCCCTAATCTTGCTACTAGAAGGGTGAATGCGGTACAAAAAGAGCGTGTTGTCTTCTTTTTGATTGCTTCCTTTCATGTAAGGGTTCTATACATCTTAGCTAATTACTTCTGTTGAATGAAGTGTTGATTCTTTCGTTTAGTGCATGCTTGCTTCCTTTCATGTATGGGTTCTATATATCTTAACCTTTAAATGTTTATTGTTGCATTGAATCTATGTATGACCTGACTTCTTTATAGTCAAAGTTTCACACTTACTATACTTGTTTTGTAATGTACTTACAGAGAGTAGAAGAAGGGTTAGATCATCAAGAACCGTCAATGCCTTCTATGCCTGACCCAGAAATGgtaacaaaataatttatgcTTCAGATAACCATCTTATTCTAGTCAATCACTGTTTTATTTTCTGAAATCCTATGGTGGCAGCTTTTGACAAAGCATGGATTAGAGGAGGGTGTTAAACTTCCTCGTCATCATCCTAGGTTAGTACCGCATCCTTAATTCATGATTCAATATGCAAACTTATGTCTGTGGACAAATAACTTCCTGTCATTCTGCCAAAGCTATAATTTCATACAACATTCTAGCGAAAATAGTAATTCATGCGCGAGTATTTACTCCACAAGACATGATtctatttaaagtttttaaattatGGAAATTGGTCAACAGAAATGAAGTTTCCACCTCAACTTCTGTCCCATGGCCCACGGAAATCAGGCCTATGGATACTGAAAAGTATAGCCGTCATACTTCACGCCCTCCAAGGTTTTTTTTCCAGTTCTAGTTTTGATAGAACAGTTTTTCATTCTCGTTGATGCTTGCATAGTGTGACAAGTTTTTGTTTGATATGTAAAATGATTTCCAGTGTCAGATATTGGATTAGAGCAAAAGGTAGGCTTCCTGATGACCAGGCTCTGCACAGGTGATGGACTCTATTTGTTCATCGGATCTTTATTTCTGAATTATCTTATGAGATTGAAAGAACTGGAGGAGAATGATCagaggtggcaatttcgacCTATTTACTTAAGTATGGTTGCTTTGGTTAGGTTTTATATCTAACAGAGTTACAGGTCAATTAAGAAATTTGTAGGGTTTGGTTAGGTTTTATATGAGTTGAACAAGTTGGAGGTTGCCAAAGTAAATTTGTAGGGTTGAgataatgttatttttataattatatttgacACACTAATAGCTATATATAAGATTTGTATCTTTTGGAAAAATAGTGTTTAAGGGTCAACTCAAACTGGCCTGTTTTGACCCATACTAACATTACCCATTATGACCTGTTGCCCAGCccaatttgccacctctaggAATGATTACTAACAGAGGAGATTTGTAGGAATCTTGTAGTTGTTCTCATTGTCATTACAAATAACAGGTGTGCAGGTGCATACTTCTCAGATATGTTATTCATTCAAATCAGCCTAAATCCACACCGTAAAGAGGGCATATTCCCAACATCGATTAGTCTGGACCATTCGTAAGTCAACACATTCTTTACAAACTCCAGCAGTGTTTAGTTCACATGATTTCCTCAGTTTCACCTTAAGTTTATCATATATGGAAAGGAGACCATGTACCACTTTATTACACAGCCATGTAGGGCTTAGTTGCTGCTGTAATCAAGGCTAATCATGAGTCAAACTATTTCTGCAATTGCGTCAGTCTTGCTTTTCGATTCGCCC
Coding sequences within:
- the LOC122593098 gene encoding acyl-CoA thioesterase 2-like isoform X2; translation: MYSEAAAMEFLGDVPVLQRLPSSSIRKIAQHVIVKQYNAGEYVFKERKSGDGIYFICEGEVEVSREFHADNQDCQVLQWRKFDHFTQSESVVQEDVIALTKLTCLMLPHEYSSLMHPKSIWNADMNLETIASVEHILSLDPLDVNTFRGITLKGAPKSGKVYGGQFMGQALAAASKTVHFLKFLHSFHAHFLLAGDVNIPIIYEVDRLNDIPNLATRRVNAVQKERVVFFLIASFHRVEEGLDHQEPSMPSMPDPEMLLTKHGLEEGVKLPRHHPRNEVSTSTSVPWPTEIRPMDTEKYSRHTSRPPSVRYWIRAKGRLPDDQALHRCAGAYFSDMLFIQISLNPHRKEGIFPTSISLDHSMWFHRDIKADDWLLYVIDSPTAFNARGFSRGQMFNRKGEVGVLRALKTPPISVPSKL
- the LOC122593098 gene encoding acyl-CoA thioesterase 2-like isoform X3, which codes for MYSEAAAMEFLGDVPVLQRLPSSSIHAGEYVFKERKSGDGIYFICEGEVEVSREFHADNQDCQVLQWRKFDHFTQSESVVQEDVIALTKLTCLMLPHEYSSLMHPKSIWNADMNLETIASVEHILSLDPLDVNTFRGITLKGAPKSGKVYGGQFMGQALAAASKTVHFLKFLHSFHAHFLLAGDVNIPIIYEVDRLNDIPNLATRRVNAVQKERVVFFLIASFHRVEEGLDHQEPSMPSMPDPEMLLTKHGLEEGVKLPRHHPRNEVSTSTSVPWPTEIRPMDTEKYSRHTSRPPSVRYWIRAKGRLPDDQALHRCAGAYFSDMLFIQISLNPHRKEGIFPTSISLDHSMWFHRDIKADDWLLYVIDSPTAFNARGFSRGQMFNRKGELVLTAMQVGVLRALKTPPISVPSKL
- the LOC122593098 gene encoding acyl-CoA thioesterase 2-like isoform X1 → MYSEAAAMEFLGDVPVLQRLPSSSIRKIAQHVIVKQYNAGEYVFKERKSGDGIYFICEGEVEVSREFHADNQDCQVLQWRKFDHFTQSESVVQEDVIALTKLTCLMLPHEYSSLMHPKSIWNADMNLETIASVEHILSLDPLDVNTFRGITLKGAPKSGKVYGGQFMGQALAAASKTVHFLKFLHSFHAHFLLAGDVNIPIIYEVDRLNDIPNLATRRVNAVQKERVVFFLIASFHRVEEGLDHQEPSMPSMPDPEMLLTKHGLEEGVKLPRHHPRNEVSTSTSVPWPTEIRPMDTEKYSRHTSRPPSVRYWIRAKGRLPDDQALHRCAGAYFSDMLFIQISLNPHRKEGIFPTSISLDHSMWFHRDIKADDWLLYVIDSPTAFNARGFSRGQMFNRKGELVLTAMQVGVLRALKTPPISVPSKL
- the LOC122593098 gene encoding acyl-CoA thioesterase 2-like isoform X4, producing the protein MYSEAAAMEFLGDVPVLQRLPSSSIRKIAQHVIVKQYNAGEYVFKERKSGDGIYFICEGEVEVSREFHADNQDCQVLQWRKFDHFTQSESVVQEDVIALTKVNTFRGITLKGAPKSGKVYGGQFMGQALAAASKTVHFLKFLHSFHAHFLLAGDVNIPIIYEVDRLNDIPNLATRRVNAVQKERVVFFLIASFHRVEEGLDHQEPSMPSMPDPEMLLTKHGLEEGVKLPRHHPRNEVSTSTSVPWPTEIRPMDTEKYSRHTSRPPSVRYWIRAKGRLPDDQALHRCAGAYFSDMLFIQISLNPHRKEGIFPTSISLDHSMWFHRDIKADDWLLYVIDSPTAFNARGFSRGQMFNRKGELVLTAMQVGVLRALKTPPISVPSKL